Below is a genomic region from Venturia canescens isolate UGA chromosome 1, ASM1945775v1, whole genome shotgun sequence.
AGTATTgaaatcgaattgaaaaaaagaataatacaTCCgttaaaaaatacgttaacaACACAAAAGCACAATTTTAGTCGTCAACAATTCATGTCATTGCGCATACGGAATGAACTAATGGAACATTGATGTCTTTTGCATTTGCTGTTGCTTTGGATCAATTGGGTTTGAATGGGTAAGAGAAAATATCAtaactatttttttacgtGAATAACTAGAAATAACagatttattttccatcattcCAGCTACAAGGAGTCAAAGTATTCGTGATGATTTACAAAGAAGTCGAACTCGCCCTAGGATTGAACAGTTTCTACAGCAAGCAGAAACTCCTTGAAAGCGGTTCAGAGAATATAAAAGTATTTCGGCACCCAGATCATGCACGAGCCGGTATTTTCCTATGGGCTCATCACGAGAAAATCGTCGTCGTAGATCAAACAATCGCATTTCTCGGTGGAATAGATCTCTGCTACGGTCGTTGGGACAATCACGAGCACCGATTAACCGACCTTGGTAAttcgtttctttctctcttgctttCGCTTCTGAGTTCAGATTGCATTTATTACAACGAAGCGAATTTGAATGCTGTAGTTAACATTTCGAGTTTTAATACAAAGTATTGAAATTTGCGTTAATTTATTGCAGCTAATATCCTCCGATCAATAAAACTCCCAATTATTATACTGGACTCATGCAAGTTTATAATCggacaaaatttgacatgAATTTAAATCGCAACTTCCTGatgctttttttatctcctctatattttcatgttctttttttcattctatttcTCCGTAGAAgtagataaaaaattatactaACAGTGATTTTACGAgaactaatttttttcctccaggAAATACTTCTCATGCCTGCATCTACGCTCTACAGACAGAGAAAGAAATAACTACCAGTTCCGGACGATCATCTAATATGCAAATGCACAAGCACGTTTTGCAGCCTTTAGCTGTTAAGACGAATAAAGTTGCTCTATCGACAACAAAATTCTTATCCAATGAGTGAGTACACAAATACACACTGAACTTCTCTACGATTATTTGAGCGTCTTAAGCGCAAAATCAAATTATCGAGTTAATAAAATATCTTTGATTGGAGCGAATGATGATCATGAgttattttcgagtaaaatttcgttttgaggaaaaataataatcaaactGACGCCGAGCGTTACAATATTACAATATTAGTTAATCGAAAAGGTAAACTTTTGTATTCGTACCAAGttacgaatataaaaaaaagtcgaaacaTTCATTGCAGGCACAATTATGAGGAACCGTTCACGACAATACCGAAGCTGTTATCCGTCAAATCTTTACCTACTTCTCAACCGCAAGAACTCAGGAAAACGGTCAAAGGTGATTCTCCGGAATttcgaaggaaaaatttcgttgCTAAGGCTGTCGGCAAGGTTGTTGGGGTCAAGAGCTGTATGAagacgaaaagaaaagaacgGATGAATAAAGTTTACAGTGCAAATGAACGCAACGAGGAAAAGGCCGGCAACCATGAAGTTGATCAGTAATATTTAAATCATTTATCGTTTGGTAATCACATTCTGGTCGGAAATTCAATCTTTCATGTAATCCAATTATGGGGTCCGTACACCGAATTAGCAGAGAGTTAAAGATGCAGctaaaaattatacaaattGACAAACGAAATCACAAGTTATACAGTTGGCTTCTAAAACTTTTGATCTCAGTGTTATCAAAAACTGATACgatttacagaaaaaaatattcgcaaCTATGAAACATTATTAAAGttagtaaaaatcgatcgaatataATCTATCAAGATCACGATAAGCgaagattttcgttaattttgtcTCCATTTTGACAAATTTCTCTTGCTAGCACTCTACAGTCGAACGATCGGTATCGATACCCTACTTTTCTTCATTCTGCATTGTGAAGATTTTGAGtttattttctctataatGCGTTTACTATTTCTATCACTGCTGTATAGATTCCTTTTCCACGAAACATCTGGTaccgtttttttattgaatataacattcttttttaatttgcaTATTACAgtatgtttttacaaaattctaACGATACTGAGGGCACGAGCAGTACGGATTTTCATGCCAGTCATTCTTCAACCGGTGATACGAGACTCTGGCTAGGCAAAGACTACACCAATTTTATAGTCAAGGATTTCGGAGATGTCGAGCACCCTTATCAGGATTCGGTGGACCGTAACACAACTCCTCGAATGCCTTGGCATGATATCGGCATAATGGTACAAAATTTTGCAGCAAGAGACGTTGCTCGACACTTTATACAACGTTGGAATGCGATTAAGGTATACAAAGAGGATGAACTGTCTGTTTGTCTCTACAAATATTTGCTCGAACAGAATGTCaggaagatttttttacagatgGAAAAGGCTAAACTGAATCCATCGTACCCATTTTTACTACCAAAATcgtacaaaaattttaaaattcattcaaacgTTGTAAACCACCCAGCTGTTCATAAAATTCGGTGTCAAGTACTAAGATCAGTTAGTTCCTGGTCCGCTGGATTTCTGGAATCGGAGACTAAGGAACAGAGCATTCACGAAGCTTATATCGATGCAATAACGAATGCGAAACGGTAATTAGAATGGCgaaatacgaataaataataacatcAACACTATTCGTAACATCTTAAAAATCCGAAAACCCTGTGAATTTGTTGCATAGATATATCTACATAGAAAATCAGTTTTTCATAAGTCTCGCTACGACGGATCGTACTTCAGTGCAAAATCGAATTGCTGATACTCTTCTGAAACGAATACTCCAAGCCTTCAGAGAAAAAGCGATTTTCCGGGTTTTCGTTGTATTGCCATTGCTACCAGGTTTCGAAGGACAAGTCGGGGAAGATACTGGGACTGCTCTCCACACGATAACCCATTGGAATTATACGTCAATATCGAGGTACATGGTATTTCTTAAAGGCTTGTCTTATAATTCGAAGGAGAAAATCACTAATTTTGTTCTTATTCTTATGGAATCCCTAGAGGCAAAGATTCGATCATCAAACAATTGAGAGCTTCCGGAATTGCAGATCCAAGCGAATACATTACATTCCACGGTCTGAGGACTCATTCACTTCTCAATTGTACAATGGTCACTGAGCTCATTTATGTTCATAGTAAATTAATGATCGTCGATGATGATACCGTCATTTGTGGATCTGCTAATATCAACGACAGAAGTATGATTGCCACGAGAGACAGCGAAATTGCTGCAATTATACACGTACgtttaaatgaataaaaacctTCTTATATATTCTGCGTTACTTACGAatcctttttatgaaaaaaaacttgctgTAAGAAACAAAACGATGATATATCGTTGGATCATATATTAGACTTTTGCATATTATGTGGATACCAAAACGACAGAATCGGATCATATGagaaaagaacttttaaacAAGGTATACATCTTACTCCATAAAAGAGGCTCAAATCTGTAACGATTTCAAAAAGTCGGTTTCAACTCCAAAATTCTGATATCTACTATATTAATAAATTGCTAAACGATTCTTCAACAGGATGAAGAATTCGCTGAAAAGGATGTTGGTGGCATAACTCTGCGTTGTGGGAAATTTGCTGGTTCTCTGCGCAAACATCTTTTCCGAGAACATCTTGGTCTCCTGGAGTCTGACGAAGAAATAGAGCTGGATAACATTACAGACAAGAGCTTTTATCACGACGTTTGGCAGGcccgaagcaaaaaaaatacagaaatatttGAGCAAGTTTTCCAATGTATTCCTTCAGACAAAGTGATGAGTTTTGCTGCTCTGAAACTTTATCAGAGTGAAACACCGTTATGTCAATCCAATACTGATTTGGCTCAACAGTTATTAGCAGACGTAAAGGTAAGTAAGTCCAAAAAGTTCATCAACTCCCAAAACTTTCAGATAAccgacaattgaaaaaataactgtCTCTACAAATGACAATATCTTAATTTCATGGCGGATAGAAAACTAATGGCAATTTCGTTAACTGAATTCTATGATTCATTCTGTCCAACAGGGTCATCTCGTCGACTTGCCTCTGGACTTCTTAGCCTACGAGACTCTAACACCAGCCATAAGATCTGTCGAAGGAATGTTACCCACGTCTCTCTGGGTTTAAAAGTAGTGAAAATTTATGGTTTAAAAGTAGTATAAATTTATCTTTATGGCAATAACAGAGTTCTATCGAATCGTTAAGCGCCTAAACGTTACCGCATTTTTATCAGgcattttaaattttatgtgTACAGATGACGATAGTTTTTCAAGAGTGACTCCGCGCGGTGTGTCAAGATAGTGATTTCTgagaaaactcaaaaaaacaACTTTCATGAAGATCAATCGTTCCATATTCGACATATCGAAGCTGTTTTTCTGaaaagcgatgaaaaatttcacgtTTTACACAATAACTTCGAAATGCTTCTCTAaacttttctattttccatTGTCATTTACAGGAATGTAAtgaagtttttgaaaaaaatccaaaattttGATCCTTCAGTTTAAACATATAACAAAACCAGCAGTATTGGTACCGACTTGAGATAAGCACATTTGAGAAGCGAATCGCACAAGACACTTCGACTAGAAACACCGTGATAGCTCTCAAGAGTTTCCATCaaattctcgtatttttttaaatttgcaaGAATATGCTGGAAAGATGGATTATCTCGGAAACtctaaatgaaatatttttctagatatttatatttttaaggtTAACTTTTAAACTTGACTTTAGCGAGACTATCGTCTCGAATCGTAATGCAATCATACAGTTCAAATATTAAATCGTAGAGGCTGACATAAGAAATCATCCGATAaccttttctattttcttgtAGTTCATCTCGCTTTAACTTATTTAACTTTATCGGTGACGATTCACCTTTAATAGTACATATATGCTGATTTCTTGCCGATGAGGagtcatttttattcacaaaacGACTGAAGATATGAATAAAACTATCTGTGATGAACTTCCCGATTATATACAAATTATATATTGCTGTCGTCGGTAATACTGTCCATAAAGTCATGTTATAGTACTATAGTACCAGTCATGTCAAGAACGTAATTAATCATTAACCATCTCGAAATAAATCCTTTTTCCCATTCAATCGAGATACTTGAGCGTTTATTTTATAAGGTAAATTAGATACGAGCTACTCTGCAACTTGGATGTGTTAATGATAGAACGTTCCTTAATCTTGTTGAAGATTGAAGAGATGAAGCGAAATCGACGGAATagatgaagagaaagagatataTTAAAGGTTGAACAGCAGTTTGTATGCGAAGGCACCTGCTCGGTGCTTGCTCCCacgaaaaataacaatttagCTCCACAGGGGAGGGCCTCTATTTATACCCGAGTAAAGCGGACGCGTGATGGGAGAAGTGAAGTAGAGGCGAAGCCTGATTCGGCGGAAGACGCTTAGTGGGGGTTATGAGTTATTAATTCTATTCATTAGGGGGTTTTTCAgtttagtttttgttttaaaatatttaaaagggAGGAAATTAGATGTTACCGGCTAAAAGAGCACGCTGCTGAAACATGCGTGTAACAACGTGTGATTCGAAATAAAACGTGGGACAAAGCCGAGTTTTTCGTACAACATTCGGCAATTTCAACAATGCTCGAGGATATTCAGATTCGTTCGGTATGCAAATGTGGCCAGAGAAACGTCaagttaaaaaatatattttgtcacCTCATACACCGTTTTAGTAGAATGAGCGCAGAAACTATGTGTGCAAATAACGGATTCACGAGATCATGAtcaataatcatttttatacGGTTCCTTTACATACCTCAAATGTATTATCTGAAACGCAACTTTCTCCAGTTTGAGAATATACTGGTACCACAAAACTATGCTCAATCAGAATATATTATATTTTGCACAGTAATTCCCATGCTAATCCTGTACGAGTTTCCCTTGACACATTTTCTACGAAATCTTTTAGGCAGAATATCGTTTCGAAACCAGTTTACGTATAATTTCGTATTCCCCCCAAATATATGTCCTGTTATATGTTGATGACGTAAATACTGGCGCGAATCAGACTTCAAGCTATTCGGtttacagttttttcaactatttttcccATTTGGTCAGTGCAGTCTGCGACTGAGTATTCATCTGTGGTGTCTTGTTCCTTAATCCGTCCTACATAGCAATATCGTGAATTTTGTGATCGTGAAAAATCCATGATGCCTAATGACAACTCAATAAGCCAACTGAACATTTCAAATCAAGATGTCATAGAAGAGAGTCTAAATACTTCTGATTCAGAATTTGACGATGCTCTTGCTGTGTCTGACTGCTtggaaaaccatgaaaatggGGAGTCCAGTGATAATATTCAAGGAAATTGTCAAAGGGTTCAATCTAATGACACAGGTATGATTTTGGATAAATTTCCGGAAGCCCAAAACCGAATTTTGCGATGAAATTTGGCACAAACCTTCTATTTAACAATACAAGAGTCCCCTTAAAAGGATTATTGGCGACTCGcaatattttccaaaatattaaattttttctgaataattGAAACACGCTCTTATATACCTTTATATATCTCTGGCCACGCGCTATTGCTGCTTTCACAGGCACTTCAGTTTACCCCTACAACTTACGTGTTGCTATCCCCACTCTTTACATGCCACGTCTCCTCTTTCCAAGTAATCTCTCGATTGttgttattaaaattatttaaaaaataaaacatttattcaaatgTTATACTGTTAATGGGGCGCTTCGCGCCGGGGAGACGAATTTTAAAGGAAAAGGTTTTGGATACAGCAAAACCTCTGGCAAAACGTTTGAATTTTATACTATGTGACTGAAGTatcttattatttcatttaagtttttctcaaagtagattttttcaaaggaaaaaaaccgaGTTTGGTTACAATAAGATTTGGATCGTACATAAAATTCAAACCTTGCTGTAACCAAATCTTGGTGTTTTTTCCTGAAAATCCAGAAAATACCCGATTTGAACGATGCCATAATTTTTAAGATTGAACTCTATAAAATTCAAACTCCAACTCCTAAGTCATAATCTAAAAATCCACCACTAGCACAGTGGGGATACTGGCCGAGCGAGACGATCGATACAGATATACTCACTCGTGTTTAAAAAGCAAGTTTAACATTCAATGTCTCAGTAAATATTGCGAGTcgccaaaaatccttttaaGGAGAGTCTTGTATTGCTAAATAGAAAGTGTATGCCAAATTTCATCGCAAAATTCGGTTTTAGGCTTTAGGAGGTACAGCCGAAAATAGTTACTAGAAATAATGGGAATACCAATTCGATTCTTTTTACCTTTCAATTAGCTCACATCCAACTGTTTTGGAAAGCTTGAGGTAGTACGGCTCAGTTTACTCACAAGTCTGCTACGTATTACTACCAAAGTATTTGAATGATTAAAGACAATAATAGTTACAAATCGTATTCCTTGCATGGAAAAATAagtcttcactttcttttgtcACAAAATTTGAAGTATCGATGATGAAAACTGTAAACCTGCACCCGAACTTTTTCTCTTACACACACCCACCCAGCTGTACGGGAATCACAGCCATTAAACGgttttttaaatactttttATCCTGTATCATATGGGATTTTATCATATGGAATTTCTGTTTTCAACACAGAACAACCGAGGATTATACCGTTCACAGGAATATATTCACTGTCTGTAAAGTTTGACAGTCGAAGCTGCGCAACATTCATTCCCGGTGAAGATATAACTGTAAAGATAATAGATAGCGAGCGCAGTGTTACAACGCATCCATTGAATCCAAATTTATACACAATAGAGTTCAAACATGGCTCTTTTGTTTGGACCGCTAAGAAAAGATACAGCGACATTCAGCATCTTCATAACCAATTAAAGATATTCAGGGCAAGTTTGAATATTCCATTTCCGACAAGAAATCACAGAAAACATAGaaatagtttgaaaaatcttggagATGATCAAGAGAAGCGACGGAACAGAGGGGCTCTTCCCAGGTAAACGATGAGTTAGTTTCCCCTGTATAATACACTAGCTGTACCATCTTGACAATCGAAGAAACTAATCTGTCTTTTAGATTCCCCAACAGACCAGAGAGTCTCGTGGCAAACGAACGATTACCCCAAAGAATGGAAATGCTTGAGAATTATCTTgggaatttattaaaaattgagaTCTACAagtgtcatccagaaacagtAAATATTCAATTAGTCTGCCTACTCCATTATTATTCTGTGATTCCATTCGTATTAATTAACAAAAGTATGAATTACAGATTAAATTCATGGAATTGTCACGTTTATCGTTCATCGACGATCTTGGAGGAAAAGGAAGAGAAGGATTAGTTCTGAAACGCACTGGGTCAGGCACTCAAGCGACCTGTTGCTTTTGGAATTTGTGGAAACTTATAGGATGCTTCCGATGTAATGTTTTTTGCACATCTGTATGGGGTACCTGGCATGCGAGACATCTAGTTGTCAAAGACACATTTGTGGTGTATATCAACCCGAAGGATGGAACGATCCAAACTGTCATCCTGATGGACAGCGGTTTTGAAGTCAGCTCAGGAATGTACTCGACGGGATTGAAGAATGTCTTGCAAATCATGAATTTAAGCAGACATATAGTTTTAAAATGTCGGTCACGAAGGAAGACAAAGGAATGGCTCGAATTCTTGCAGAATGTCGCCAATACTGAGGGAAAACAATTTATCCAAGAGAATCCTCACAAATCATTCGCTCCCTACAGACCGCAAACACCAGCTGCTTGGTACGTCGATGGCTCTGATTACATGACTGCTGTTGCGGACGCTCTTGAAAACGCTAGTCAAGAAATCTTCATTGCTGATTGGTGGCTCTCGCCTGAGATTCACTTGAAGAGACCTGCTAATCACAATGATTATTGGCGTCTAGATAAAATACTTCAACGTAAAGCGGTGAGAATTTTCTACCAGTTTTGATGAATTCATTAATTGCCACAATAATttcaatgttcctttttcttaTCATTGAATAagccatttattgaaaatattcactTCGCCGAACTTCATTTGctgatatatatattttgaaaatgtatttttcacaCATTCTGATCGAATCATCATTTTGACGAAGCAGTCATCTCATCGAGCATGCAATATTTTATTGATCCGTTGATGTCTTTTGCATTTGCTGTTGCTTTGGATCAATTAGGTTTGAATCGGTATAAGAGAAAAtgtcataaatatttttttacgtgAATAACTGAAATTAATAGATTTATTTTCCGTCATTCCAGTTAAATGGAGTCAAAGTATTCGTAATGCTTTATCACGATGTCAAACGCGTCCTACAGTTGGACAGTTCCTACAGCAAGCAGAAACTCCTTGAAAGCGGTTCGAAGAATATAAAAGTACTTCGGCACCCAAATCCTATGCGAGACGGTGTTCTTCTATGGGCTCATCACGAGAAAATCGTCGTCGTAGACCAAACAATCGCATTTCTTGGTGGACTCGATCTTTGCTACGGGCGTTGGGATAATCACAAGCACCAATTAACTGACCTCGGTAActcgtttctttctctctcactttcgCTTTTGAGTCTGGGTCACAGATAAAGCGAATTTTAAGGCCTTATATACACCtgtgatgggcggaaaaatcgaaaatttttttattacatattcttcaagtacaatgtctgaagaatattctcaccaaattccataaagatcggagcattaGATTCATTGCTATGAGTATTTCAATCGAGCGCCCGGTGCGCGCGGTCTAATcttgaatctttaaacgcgattatctcagaattgtcttttctgaaaaataccttttcggtggacacgattactagaaaactattaatccgatccatatgAAATTTATACctcttatttattataataataactaGAGCTTGAACGAAGAATTCCATATTttgttggagaaaaaaaattgtaacaaaaaaccgaaaatttatcacctcaaaaaatgatttttttgttaaaactgtcgtcattttttttaatcaaaatttttacgaatccttcgtccaggcccaagctattattttaatcaataagtggtataaatttcgtatggatcggattaatagttttttagttatcgtgTCCAGTgcaactgatgctcaaaaaaggtgCCATtggaatacagctggagtttcgctatttaaaaattttttgatagaaaaaaattgtacaagttcATGAACATAAGTACTGATTaatgtcgttcacagtttttcaataagcatttattttcttgtcaaaaaaaatcgagaaaatcacgtttttgcTGCAAGTGTAATAAGGCCTTAATGCGTTAGTCAATATTTTGCGTTTTACTATTAAATATTGAAGGTTGCATTATTTTACTGCAGTAAATATCCTTCGAATATCCAACAATGAATCTTCCAATTATTATTCATAATTTACAcaggtttgaatttttttcaacattttatcaATTCGCCTGAAATAAGTGGAGCAAAATGAACATGAATTTAAATCGCAATTtcccgttttttctttttcttctttctatttttgttttctttatttctattCTATTTCTCAGTTGAAGTAGATAAAAAATTACACTAAGGATAAGTTAACGAgaactaaatttttttttaccctcaGGAAATACTTCTCATGCCTGCATCTACACTCCCCGGACAGGGAATGAAATAACCACCAGTTCCGGACGAACATCGAATATGGAAATCCACAAGCACGTTTTGCGAACTTTAGCTGCTAAGACGAACGAAGTTGCTCTAtcgacaacaaaatttttattcaatacgTAAGTACACAAAAGCACACTGAACTTCTCTATGATTATTCGagcttttatttcatttcgtaATCATGAAATCAAACCAAcgagttaataaaatatgtttcatTGATGTGAATGATGATCACAAAATGTTTTCGATCAAAATTCTgttttgagggaaaaaaataaccaGACTGAGGCTGCGCGTTACGATATTACAATATTAGTTAATCGATAAAGAAAACTTCTGTATTCTTTCCATATTACTGATGAGCtctcaaaaaattgaaactttcattGCAGACACAATAATGAAGAACCATTCACGAAAATACCCGAAAGTGATTCTTCGGAATTCCAATGGAAAAACTTCTTTACCAAGGCTCTCGACAATGTTGCTGGAGTCAAGAGTTGCATgacgataaaaagaaaagagagaatgaacgAGGTTCACAGTGCAAATGAACGCAACGAGGAAGAGGCCGGCAACCATGAAGTTGATCAGTAATATTTAAATCATTTATCGTTTGGTAATCACATTCTGGTCGGAAATTCAATCTTTCATGTAATCCAATTATGGGGTCCGTACACCGAATTAGCAGAGAGTTAAAAATGCAGctaaaaattatacaaattGACAAACGAAATCACAAGTTACAGTTGGCTTCTAAAACTTTTGATCTCAGTGTTATGAAAAACTGACACGAttcacagaaaaaaatattcgcaaCTATGAAACCTTATTAAAGttagtaaaaatcgatcgaatataATCTATCAAGATCATGATAAGCGAAggttttcgttaattttgtcTCCATTTTGACAAATTTCTCTTGCTAGCACTCTACAGCCGAACGATCGGTGTCGATACCCTACTTTTCTTCATTCTGCATTGTGAAGATTTTGAGtttattttctctataatGCGTTTACTATTTCGATCACTCTATAGATTCCTTGTTCCTCGAAAAATCTggtaatttgttttttattgaatataatattcttttttaatttgcaTATTACAGTGTGTTTGTACAAAATTCTGACGATACTGAGGGCACGAGCAATGCGGATTTTCATGCCAGTCATTCTTCGACCGGTGATACGAGACTCTGGCTAGGCAAAGATTACACCAATTCTATAGTCAAGAATTTCGAAGATCTCGAGCACCCTTATCAGGATTTGGTGGACCGTAACACAACTCCTCGAATGCCTTGGCACGATATCGGCATAATGGTACAAAATTGTGCAGCAAGAGACGTTGCTCGACACTTTATACAACGTTGGAATGCGATTAAGGTATACAAAGAGGATGAACTGCCAATTTCTCTCTACAAATATTTAGTCGAATGACATGTCAGTAAgattattggaaaattcacATTGCACCAAATATGaggatataaaaattttgtctaaTATTCAGACAAattagaataaaataattcatcgaaatacaatttcgtgaacTGTTATGAGAGCTGTCATTTCCCATTTTGTGGAAAATGGGAATAAATTGAGTTTAATAagtattccattttttttcagatgaaTAAGCCTTATAAACTTAATCCGATGTACCCATTTCTATTACCAAAATcgtacaaaaattttaaaattcattcaaacgTTGTAAACCATCCAGCTGTTCATCAAATTCGGTGTCAAGTACTAAGATCCGTTAGTTCCTGGTCCGCTGGATTTCTGGAACCGGAGACTAAGGAACAGAGCATTCACGAAGCTTATATCGATGCGATAACGAATGCGAAACGGTAATTAGAATTACGAAATGCGAGTAATTAATAACATCAACACTATTCGTAACATCTTAAAAATTCTAAAACCCTGTGAATTTGTTGCATAGATATATCTACATAGAAAATCAGTTTTTCATAAGTCTCGCTACGACGGATCATACTTCAGTGCAAAATCGAATTGCGGATACTCTTTTGAAACGAATACTTCGAGCCGTTAAAGAAAAGGCGATTTTCCGAGTTTTTGTTGTATTGCCATTGCTACCAGGTTTCGAAGGACAAGTCGGGGAGGATAGTGGGGCTTACCTCCACACGATAACCCATTGGAATTATGCATCAATATCAAGGTACATGATTAAAGTCTTGTCTTATAATTCAAAGGAGAAAATCACTAATTTTGTTCTTACCCTCATGCAAACCACAGAGGCAAAGATTCTATCATCGAACAATTGAGAGCTTCCGGAATTGCAGATCCAAGCGAATACATTACATTCCACGGTCTGAGGACTCATTCACTTCTCAATTGTACAATGGTCACTGAGCTCATTTATGTTCATAGTAAATTAATGATCGTCGATGATGATACTGTCATTTGTGGATCTGCTAATATCAACGACAGAAGTTTGATTGCGACGAGAGACAGTGAAATTGCCGCAATTATACACGTACgtgtaaatgaataaaaacatt
It encodes:
- the LOC122419332 gene encoding phospholipase D2-like isoform X3; the encoded protein is MEMLENYLGNLLKIEIYKCHPETIKFMELSRLSFIDDLGGKGREGLVLKRTGSGTQATCCFWNLWKLIGCFRCNVFCTSVWGTWHARHLVVKDTFVVYINPKDGTIKTVILMDSGFEVSSGMYSTGLKNALQIMNLSRHIVLKCRTRRKAKEWLEFLQNVANTEGKQFIQKNPHNSFTPYRPQTPATWYVDGSDYMAAVADALENASQEIFIADWWLSPEIHLKRPANDNDYWRLDKILQRRALQGVKVFVMIYKEVELALGLNSFYSKQKLLESGSENIKVFRHPDHARAGIFLWAHHEKIVVVDQTIAFLGGIDLCYGRWDNHEHRLTDLGNTSHACIYALQTEKEITTSSGRSSNMQMHKHVLQPLAVKTNKVALSTTKFLSNEHNYEEPFTTIPKLLSVKSLPTSQPQELRKTVKGDSPEFRRKNFVAKAVGKVVGVKSCMKTKRKERMNKVYSANERNEEKAGNHEVDHMFLQNSNDTEGTSSTDFHASHSSTGDTRLWLGKDYTNFIVKDFGDVEHPYQDSVDRNTTPRMPWHDIGIMVQNFAARDVARHFIQRWNAIKMEKAKLNPSYPFLLPKSYKNFKIHSNVVNHPAVHKIRCQVLRSVSSWSAGFLESETKEQSIHEAYIDAITNAKRYIYIENQFFISLATTDRTSVQNRIADTLLKRILQAFREKAIFRVFVVLPLLPGFEGQVGEDTGTALHTITHWNYTSISRGKDSIIKQLRASGIADPSEYITFHGLRTHSLLNCTMVTELIYVHSKLMIVDDDTVICGSANINDRSMIATRDSEIAAIIHDEEFAEKDVGGITLRCGKFAGSLRKHLFREHLGLLESDEEIELDNITDKSFYHDVWQARSKKNTEIFEQVFQCIPSDKVMSFAALKLYQSETPLCQSNTDLAQQLLADVKGHLVDLPLDFLAYETLTPAIRSVEGMLPTSLWV